The following are from one region of the Klebsiella aerogenes genome:
- the ansA gene encoding asparaginase codes for MQKKSIYVAYTGGTIGMQRSEHGYIPVSGHLQRQLALMPEFHRPEMPDFTIHEYAPLMDSSDMTPEDWQHIADDICDHYDQYDGFVILHGTDTMAFTASALSFMLENLGKPVIVTGSQIPLAELRSDGQINLLNALYVAANYPINEVSLFFNNRLYRGNRTTKAHADGFDAFASPNLAPLLEAGIHIRRLGTLPAPHSEGELIVHPITPQPIGVVTIYPGISADVVRNFLRQPVKALILRSYGVGNAPQNGEFIQVLAEASQRGIVVINLTQCMSGKVNMGGYATGNALAQAGVISGFDMTVEATLTKLHYLLSQNLDVEAIRGAMQQNLRGELTPDE; via the coding sequence ATGCAAAAGAAATCGATTTACGTTGCCTACACCGGTGGGACCATCGGTATGCAGCGCTCCGAGCACGGATATATCCCTGTTTCCGGCCATCTGCAGCGCCAGCTGGCGTTGATGCCTGAGTTCCACCGCCCGGAAATGCCGGATTTCACCATTCACGAATACGCGCCATTGATGGACTCGTCGGATATGACGCCGGAAGACTGGCAACATATCGCCGACGACATTTGCGACCACTACGACCAGTACGATGGCTTTGTGATCCTGCACGGTACCGATACGATGGCCTTCACCGCCTCGGCGCTGTCGTTCATGCTGGAAAATTTAGGTAAACCGGTGATTGTGACAGGGTCACAAATCCCTCTCGCCGAGCTGCGTTCCGATGGGCAAATCAATTTGCTCAATGCGCTTTACGTGGCGGCCAATTACCCGATCAACGAAGTCTCGCTGTTCTTCAACAATCGGCTGTATCGCGGCAACCGCACCACCAAAGCCCACGCAGACGGCTTTGATGCATTTGCTTCGCCGAACCTGGCGCCGCTGCTGGAAGCCGGTATCCATATCCGCCGCCTCGGTACGCTACCCGCGCCGCACAGCGAAGGCGAGCTGATCGTCCACCCAATCACCCCGCAGCCGATTGGCGTGGTCACCATTTATCCGGGGATCTCCGCCGATGTGGTGCGTAACTTCCTGCGCCAGCCGGTAAAAGCGCTGATACTGCGTTCCTATGGCGTCGGTAACGCGCCGCAGAACGGCGAGTTTATCCAGGTACTGGCGGAAGCCAGCCAGCGCGGCATCGTGGTGATTAACCTGACGCAATGCATGTCCGGCAAGGTGAATATGGGCGGCTACGCCACCGGCAACGCGCTGGCGCAAGCTGGCGTGATTAGCGGCTTCGATATGACCGTAGAAGCGACGCTGACCAAGTTGCACTACCTGCTGAGCCAGAATCTTGACGTTGAGGCCATCCGCGGCGCGATGCAGCAAAACCTGCGCGGCGAGCTGACCCCTGATGAGTGA
- a CDS encoding MFS transporter — protein MEQCDPIGARLDRLPLSRFHFRIFSIISFSLLVTGFLSYSGNVVLAKLISNGWSNNYLNAAFTSALMFGYFIGSLAGGFIGDYLGRRKAFRVNLLIVGVSACAATFVPNMYWLIFFRCLMGTGMGSLIMVGYASFTEFIPPAVRGKWSARLSFVGNWSPMLSAAIGVVVIAFLSWRMMFLLGGAAMLLAWYLSGKYFIESPRWLASKGLRSEAENHLLQVESQIEKEKNITLPPCQSASLTTELCAENGSFWLLFKGQMLRRTLVAITVLIAMNISLYTITVWIPTIFVNSGIDVTKSIFMTAIIMVGAPVGIFIAALIIDRFSRRLFGSSLLMIIALLGYFYSIQTEERAILSYGLVMIFFLYMYVCFASAVYVPELWPTHLRLRGSGFVNAVGRIVAVFTPYGVAVLLTRYGSITVFVVLGVVLALCALILFCFGIETRQISVEDISNLG, from the coding sequence ATGGAACAATGTGACCCTATCGGCGCAAGATTAGACCGCTTACCCTTATCTCGATTTCATTTTCGTATTTTCAGTATTATTAGTTTCAGCTTATTAGTCACCGGGTTTCTCAGCTATTCCGGAAATGTGGTGCTGGCAAAATTAATCAGCAACGGTTGGTCAAACAATTACCTCAATGCGGCATTTACTTCCGCGCTGATGTTTGGCTATTTTATTGGCTCGCTGGCCGGCGGTTTTATTGGTGATTATCTTGGCCGACGTAAAGCATTTCGCGTGAATTTATTGATTGTCGGTGTTTCTGCCTGCGCGGCAACGTTTGTGCCCAATATGTACTGGCTCATCTTTTTCCGCTGCCTGATGGGTACTGGAATGGGATCGCTAATTATGGTGGGCTATGCCTCATTTACCGAGTTTATCCCGCCCGCGGTGCGCGGAAAATGGTCAGCTCGTCTGTCGTTTGTCGGCAACTGGTCGCCCATGCTGTCGGCGGCCATTGGCGTCGTGGTGATTGCCTTTTTAAGTTGGCGAATGATGTTCCTGCTCGGCGGCGCGGCAATGCTGTTAGCTTGGTATCTGTCGGGGAAATATTTCATTGAATCGCCGCGCTGGTTGGCGAGTAAAGGGCTGCGAAGCGAAGCAGAAAACCATCTTTTGCAGGTGGAATCGCAAATTGAGAAAGAGAAAAATATCACCTTGCCTCCCTGCCAGAGCGCTAGTCTGACCACGGAGCTATGCGCGGAAAACGGTTCATTCTGGCTCTTGTTTAAAGGTCAGATGCTGCGGCGTACTCTGGTGGCAATTACGGTGCTTATCGCGATGAACATTTCGCTTTACACCATAACGGTGTGGATCCCGACGATTTTTGTTAACTCGGGGATCGATGTGACGAAATCTATCTTTATGACAGCGATTATTATGGTTGGCGCACCGGTGGGGATATTTATTGCAGCGCTGATTATTGACCGTTTTTCGCGGCGATTGTTTGGTTCATCTCTACTGATGATTATTGCGCTACTCGGATATTTCTATTCGATTCAAACTGAAGAGCGGGCCATTTTAAGCTATGGTCTGGTGATGATTTTTTTCCTGTATATGTATGTCTGTTTTGCCTCTGCGGTGTATGTACCGGAGCTTTGGCCAACGCATCTCCGGTTACGCGGGTCTGGTTTTGTTAACGCGGTGGGAAGGATTGTCGCGGTATTTACACCCTATGGCGTTGCGGTTCTGCTTACTCGCTACGGTTCAATTACGGTATTTGTTGTCCTCGGTGTGGTGTTGGCGCTTTGCGCATTGATTCTGTTCTGCTTTGGTATCGAAACCCGGCAGATCTCAGTGGAGGACATTTCGAACCTGGGATGA
- a CDS encoding ketose-bisphosphate aldolase: MLADIKYWENDAQNKHYAIAHFNVWNAEMLMGVIDAAEESKSPVIISFGTGFVGNTSFEDFSHMMVSMAKKASVPVITHWDHGRSMEIIHNAWTHGMNSLMRDASAFDFEENIRLTKEAVDFFHPLGIPVEAELGHVGNETVYEEALAGYHYTDPSQAAEFVERTGCDSLAVAIGNQHGVYTSEPKLNFDVVKRVREAVSVPLVLHGASGISDADIKKAISLGISKINIHTELCQAAMVAVQENQNQPFLHVEREVRKAVKERALEKIKLFGSDGKAE, encoded by the coding sequence ATGTTGGCAGATATCAAATATTGGGAAAACGATGCCCAGAATAAACATTATGCAATTGCCCACTTTAATGTGTGGAATGCGGAAATGCTTATGGGAGTTATCGATGCAGCGGAAGAATCTAAATCGCCGGTGATTATCTCTTTCGGCACCGGTTTTGTCGGCAACACGTCATTTGAGGATTTTTCGCATATGATGGTCTCTATGGCGAAAAAAGCCTCGGTGCCGGTGATTACTCATTGGGATCACGGGCGTAGCATGGAGATTATCCATAACGCCTGGACCCACGGCATGAACTCGCTGATGCGCGATGCCTCCGCCTTTGATTTCGAAGAAAACATACGCCTGACGAAAGAGGCGGTGGACTTCTTCCATCCGTTGGGTATCCCGGTTGAAGCTGAGTTGGGCCACGTGGGGAATGAAACGGTTTATGAAGAAGCGTTGGCGGGCTATCACTATACTGACCCGAGCCAGGCGGCGGAATTTGTCGAGCGTACCGGATGTGACTCACTGGCGGTGGCGATTGGCAACCAGCACGGTGTCTATACCTCTGAACCGAAACTGAATTTCGACGTGGTCAAACGCGTGCGCGAGGCAGTCTCCGTTCCGTTGGTACTGCACGGCGCGTCCGGCATTAGCGATGCGGATATCAAAAAAGCCATTTCATTAGGTATTTCGAAAATCAATATTCACACCGAATTGTGCCAGGCGGCGATGGTAGCGGTGCAAGAAAATCAAAATCAACCGTTCCTGCATGTTGAACGGGAAGTACGTAAAGCTGTAAAAGAACGCGCGCTGGAGAAAATCAAACTGTTTGGTTCTGACGGTAAAGCGGAATGA
- the sppA gene encoding signal peptide peptidase SppA: MRTLWRLLAGFFKWTWRILNFIRQVALNLVFLVLVLICVGIWAQFSNNAVEHTARGALLMDITGVVVDKPSASSKLGVIGRQLFGASSDRLQENSLFDIVQTIRQAKDDRNVTGIVLDLKNFVGGDQPSMQYIGKALREFRDSGKPVYAVGSSYTQGQYYLASFANKIWLSPQGEVDLHGFATNGLYYKSLLDKLKVSTHVFRVGTYKSAVEPFIRDDMSPAAREADSRWIGELWQNYLNTIAANRQITAQQLFPGAQGVLDGLRKVDGDTAKYALDNKLVDELATSTEVEKALTKQFGWSKTDNNYRSISYYDYNVKAPTEQGSAVAVIFANGAIMDGEETPGNVGGDTTAAQIRDARLDAKVKAIVLRVNSPGGSVSASEVIREELAAAKAAGKPVVVSMGGMAASGGYWISTPADYIVANPSTLTGSIGIFGVINTVENTLGSIGVHTDGVATSPLADVSTTKSLPPEVQQLMQLSIENGYQRFITLVATARKSTPEKVDQIAQGHVWTGEDAKANGLVDSLGDFDDAVAKAAELAKLKQWHITWYQEEPTFFAMVMDSLTGLVRASLPAAIQAYLPAPVAAAADAVKAESDKLAAFNDPQNRYAFCLTCANIR; this comes from the coding sequence ATGCGAACCCTTTGGCGCTTACTTGCCGGATTTTTTAAATGGACATGGCGAATACTTAACTTCATTCGCCAGGTTGCACTGAACCTGGTGTTCCTGGTTCTGGTGCTGATTTGCGTCGGCATCTGGGCGCAGTTTAGCAACAATGCAGTTGAACATACCGCTCGCGGCGCGCTGTTGATGGACATCACCGGCGTGGTGGTGGATAAACCGTCAGCCAGCAGCAAGCTTGGGGTTATCGGCCGCCAGCTGTTCGGCGCCAGCTCCGATCGTTTGCAGGAAAATTCACTGTTCGATATCGTGCAGACCATCCGCCAGGCGAAAGATGACCGCAACGTCACGGGCATCGTGCTGGATCTGAAAAACTTCGTCGGCGGCGATCAGCCTTCAATGCAGTATATCGGCAAAGCGCTGCGCGAATTCCGCGACAGCGGTAAACCGGTGTATGCCGTCGGCAGCAGCTATACCCAGGGTCAATACTACCTGGCGAGCTTTGCCAACAAAATTTGGCTCTCGCCGCAGGGTGAAGTCGACCTGCACGGTTTCGCCACTAACGGCCTGTACTACAAGTCGTTGCTGGATAAACTGAAAGTCTCGACCCACGTTTTCCGCGTCGGCACGTATAAATCCGCCGTCGAGCCGTTTATCCGCGACGATATGTCGCCGGCCGCACGTGAAGCGGATAGCCGCTGGATTGGCGAGCTGTGGCAGAACTACCTCAACACTATCGCCGCCAACCGCCAAATCACCGCGCAGCAACTGTTCCCGGGCGCGCAGGGCGTGCTCGACGGCCTACGTAAGGTGGATGGCGATACGGCGAAATACGCGCTGGATAACAAGCTGGTTGATGAACTGGCCACCTCAACGGAAGTGGAGAAAGCGCTGACCAAGCAGTTCGGCTGGAGCAAAACGGACAACAACTACCGTTCCATCAGCTACTACGATTACAACGTCAAAGCGCCAACTGAGCAAGGTTCCGCTGTTGCGGTCATCTTTGCGAACGGCGCGATCATGGATGGCGAAGAAACCCCGGGCAACGTCGGCGGCGACACCACCGCAGCGCAAATCCGCGACGCACGTCTGGACGCGAAAGTGAAAGCTATCGTTCTGCGCGTCAATAGCCCGGGCGGGAGCGTCAGCGCCTCGGAAGTGATTCGCGAAGAGCTGGCCGCGGCGAAAGCGGCGGGCAAACCGGTAGTGGTCTCGATGGGCGGCATGGCGGCATCCGGCGGCTACTGGATTTCCACGCCAGCGGATTACATCGTGGCTAACCCAAGCACCCTCACCGGCTCGATCGGCATCTTCGGCGTGATCAACACCGTGGAGAATACGCTGGGCTCCATCGGCGTCCACACCGACGGCGTAGCTACCTCGCCGCTGGCTGATGTATCGACCACCAAGTCGCTGCCGCCGGAAGTTCAGCAGCTGATGCAACTGAGCATCGAGAACGGCTACCAGCGCTTTATCACCCTGGTGGCTACCGCGCGTAAGAGCACGCCGGAGAAGGTTGACCAAATCGCACAGGGACACGTCTGGACCGGTGAAGACGCGAAGGCGAACGGCCTGGTCGATAGCCTCGGCGACTTCGACGATGCGGTAGCGAAAGCAGCGGAACTGGCAAAACTGAAACAGTGGCATATCACCTGGTACCAGGAAGAGCCGACGTTCTTCGCCATGGTGATGGATAGCCTGACAGGTTTGGTTCGCGCCTCTCTGCCAGCAGCCATTCAGGCATACCTGCCTGCGCCGGTGGCAGCAGCAGCGGACGCCGTGAAAGCGGAAAGCGATAAACTGGCGGCCTTCAATGACCCGCAAAACCGCTACGCCTTCTGTCTAACCTGCGCCAACATTCGTTAA
- a CDS encoding DeoR/GlpR family DNA-binding transcription regulator → MAAKDRIQAIKQMVVNDKKVVVSNLSSIFQVTEETIRRDLEKLEDEGFLTRTYGGAVLNTSALTDNIHFYKRAKSFFEEKQIIARNALPFIKNKTTIAADSSSTAMELLKLLKDRNDLTLLTNSAEAFHELAQSEINVVSTGGELNKNTLSLQGRITKEIISRYHVDIMVMSCKGLDMLSGALDSNEAEAEIKKTMIRQATEVALLVDHSKFDRKAFVQLVDFSHINYLITNKAPGAEWIVFCKENNIQLVY, encoded by the coding sequence GTGGCGGCAAAAGACAGGATTCAGGCCATCAAGCAAATGGTGGTTAACGATAAAAAAGTGGTGGTTTCTAATTTAAGTTCAATTTTTCAGGTTACTGAGGAAACAATTCGTCGCGACCTGGAAAAACTGGAAGATGAAGGCTTTTTGACCCGTACCTATGGCGGGGCGGTATTAAACACCAGCGCGCTGACTGATAATATTCATTTTTATAAACGTGCAAAATCTTTCTTTGAAGAAAAACAAATTATTGCCCGTAATGCGTTGCCATTTATTAAAAATAAAACGACTATCGCTGCTGATTCCAGTAGTACCGCGATGGAATTATTAAAACTGCTGAAGGATAGAAACGATCTCACGTTGCTGACCAATTCGGCGGAAGCCTTTCATGAATTAGCGCAGTCAGAAATTAACGTCGTTTCTACCGGGGGGGAGTTGAATAAAAATACGCTGTCGCTGCAGGGGAGGATCACCAAGGAAATTATTAGTCGCTATCATGTTGATATTATGGTGATGAGCTGCAAAGGCCTGGATATGCTCAGTGGGGCGCTTGATTCCAATGAGGCTGAGGCTGAGATCAAGAAAACCATGATTCGTCAGGCGACAGAAGTGGCACTACTGGTCGATCACTCCAAGTTCGATCGTAAAGCTTTTGTCCAGTTGGTAGATTTTAGCCATATTAATTACCTTATAACCAATAAGGCGCCAGGTGCGGAATGGATAGTATTTTGCAAAGAAAATAATATTCAACTCGTTTATTAA
- a CDS encoding aldo/keto reductase has product MKMIPLGSTDITLSRMGLGTWAIGGGPAWNGDLDLQICIDTIVEAHRCGINLIDTAPGYNFGNSEVIVGQALKQLPRTEIVIETKCGIVWEREGSLFNKVGDRQLYKNLTPDSIREEVDASLQRLSIDAIDIYMTHWQSVKPCFTPIAETVDTLNALKKEGKIRSIGAANVDAGHIREYLKHGELDIIQAKYSILDRALEAELLPLCQQNGIIVQVYSPLEQGLLTGTITRDYVPGGARANKVWFQRENMLRVIDMLEQWQPLCEKYRCTIPALALAWILKQSNLITLLSGATAPEQVRENVEALNISLTDDDSLLMRQMAEVLDTK; this is encoded by the coding sequence ATGAAAATGATTCCTTTAGGCAGTACGGATATAACATTGTCCCGTATGGGATTAGGCACATGGGCCATCGGCGGCGGCCCGGCATGGAATGGCGATCTTGATCTGCAAATTTGCATTGATACCATTGTTGAGGCGCATCGCTGTGGTATTAACCTGATCGATACCGCGCCGGGATACAATTTTGGCAATAGCGAAGTGATTGTCGGTCAGGCGCTGAAACAACTACCGCGCACTGAAATCGTGATTGAAACCAAATGCGGTATCGTCTGGGAACGGGAAGGCAGTCTGTTTAACAAAGTAGGCGATCGCCAACTGTATAAAAACCTCACTCCTGATTCGATTCGTGAAGAGGTGGATGCCAGCCTGCAAAGACTGAGCATTGATGCCATTGATATTTACATGACTCACTGGCAGTCGGTGAAGCCCTGTTTTACACCGATTGCGGAAACTGTCGATACACTGAACGCACTGAAGAAAGAGGGGAAAATTCGTTCTATCGGTGCGGCGAACGTCGATGCTGGACATATCAGGGAGTATCTCAAACACGGTGAGCTGGATATCATCCAGGCGAAGTACAGCATCCTTGACCGGGCGCTGGAAGCTGAACTGCTGCCGTTATGCCAGCAGAATGGCATCATCGTACAGGTCTATTCACCGCTTGAGCAGGGGCTGTTGACCGGAACTATCACCCGGGATTATGTTCCCGGCGGCGCGCGGGCCAACAAAGTCTGGTTTCAGCGGGAAAATATGCTGCGGGTGATTGATATGCTTGAGCAGTGGCAGCCGCTGTGTGAGAAATACCGCTGCACGATCCCCGCGCTGGCGCTGGCGTGGATTTTAAAGCAAAGCAATCTCATCACCTTGCTGAGCGGGGCAACGGCGCCAGAGCAGGTACGCGAGAATGTCGAGGCGCTGAACATCAGCCTGACGGATGATGATTCATTATTGATGAGGCAAATGGCAGAGGTGTTAGATACAAAATAG
- a CDS encoding NAD(P)-dependent alcohol dehydrogenase, which produces MKNSKAILKTPGTMKIIAADIPVPEEHEVLIKIEYVGICGSDVHGFESGPFIPPKDPNQEIGLGHECAGTVVAVGNRVSKFKPGDRVNIEPGIPCGHCRYCLEGKYNICPDVDFMATQPNYRGALTHYLCHPESFTYKLPDNMDTMEGALVEPAVVGMHAAMLADVKPGKKIVILGAGCIGLMTLQACKCLGATDIAVVDVLEKRLAMAEQLGATTVINGAKEDTVACCQQFSGDMGADIVFETAGSAITVKQAPYLVMRGGKIMIVGTVPGDSAINFLKINREVSIQTVFRYANRYPVTIEAISSGRFDVKSMVTHIYDYEDVQRAFDESVNNKREIIKGVIKVNH; this is translated from the coding sequence ATGAAAAATTCAAAAGCGATATTAAAAACGCCGGGCACGATGAAAATTATTGCCGCCGATATCCCGGTACCCGAAGAGCATGAAGTACTGATCAAAATTGAATATGTCGGTATTTGCGGTTCAGATGTTCACGGTTTCGAATCAGGTCCCTTTATTCCGCCAAAAGACCCGAACCAGGAAATTGGCCTCGGACATGAATGTGCCGGTACGGTGGTGGCGGTAGGAAATCGCGTCAGTAAATTTAAACCGGGCGACCGGGTGAATATTGAACCTGGCATACCCTGCGGACATTGTCGCTACTGCCTGGAGGGCAAATACAACATCTGCCCTGACGTCGATTTTATGGCTACGCAACCCAATTATCGCGGCGCGTTAACCCATTATCTGTGCCATCCGGAAAGCTTCACTTATAAGCTGCCCGATAACATGGACACCATGGAAGGCGCGCTGGTAGAGCCTGCGGTGGTAGGGATGCATGCCGCAATGCTGGCGGACGTTAAACCGGGCAAGAAAATCGTCATTTTGGGGGCAGGATGTATCGGTTTAATGACCCTGCAAGCCTGTAAATGTTTGGGGGCTACCGACATCGCCGTTGTTGATGTCCTGGAAAAGCGTCTGGCCATGGCCGAGCAGCTTGGCGCGACGACGGTGATCAACGGAGCGAAAGAGGACACTGTTGCCTGCTGTCAGCAGTTCTCCGGCGATATGGGGGCCGATATTGTTTTTGAAACTGCCGGCTCGGCGATCACCGTCAAGCAGGCTCCGTACCTGGTGATGCGCGGCGGGAAAATCATGATCGTGGGGACGGTTCCCGGTGATTCGGCGATTAATTTCCTCAAAATTAACCGTGAAGTCTCCATTCAGACCGTTTTCCGCTACGCCAACCGCTATCCGGTCACTATTGAAGCTATTTCCTCCGGGCGTTTCGATGTCAAGTCGATGGTGACGCATATTTATGATTATGAAGATGTTCAGCGCGCGTTTGATGAGTCAGTCAACAACAAACGCGAAATTATCAAAGGCGTTATTAAAGTTAACCATTAA
- a CDS encoding sugar kinase has product MDNIEVICIGAAIVDIPLQPVSKNIFDVDSYPLDRIAMTTGGDAINEATIISRLGHRTALMSRIGDDAAGHFIVDHCRRENINIQSLKQDADIDTSINVGLVTADGERTFVTNRNGSLWKLNINDVDFDCFSQVKLLSLASIFNSPLLDGEALTTIFTQAKAHQLIICADMIKPRLNETLDDIRQALSYVDYLFPNFEEAKLLTGKESLDDIADSFLNCGVKTVVIKTGKHGCFIKRADMKMVVPAVSGITAIDTIGAGDNFASGFISALLEGKPLRDCAMFANATAAISVLSVGATTGVKNRKLVEQFLDEYEG; this is encoded by the coding sequence ATGGATAATATCGAGGTTATTTGCATAGGGGCGGCAATCGTCGATATTCCTTTGCAGCCAGTGAGTAAAAATATTTTTGATGTAGACTCATATCCATTAGATAGAATCGCCATGACCACGGGTGGAGACGCAATTAATGAAGCAACAATTATTTCACGTCTCGGGCACCGTACGGCGTTAATGAGCCGCATAGGAGATGATGCCGCCGGTCATTTTATTGTTGATCACTGTCGTCGGGAAAATATCAATATTCAGAGCTTGAAGCAGGATGCTGATATTGATACTTCCATTAATGTGGGATTAGTTACCGCAGATGGTGAGCGCACCTTTGTCACCAACCGCAACGGCAGCCTGTGGAAACTGAATATTAACGATGTTGATTTTGACTGCTTCTCGCAGGTGAAGCTGCTGTCACTGGCCAGTATTTTTAATAGCCCTTTACTGGATGGTGAAGCATTAACGACGATTTTCACGCAGGCGAAGGCGCACCAGTTAATTATCTGTGCCGATATGATTAAGCCACGGCTTAATGAAACCCTCGACGATATTCGGCAAGCATTGAGTTACGTGGATTATCTTTTTCCCAACTTTGAAGAGGCAAAGTTGCTTACCGGAAAAGAATCACTGGATGACATCGCCGATAGTTTTCTGAATTGTGGCGTGAAAACGGTGGTGATTAAGACGGGTAAGCACGGCTGCTTTATCAAGCGTGCCGATATGAAAATGGTGGTCCCCGCCGTTTCCGGGATCACTGCCATTGATACCATCGGCGCGGGTGATAATTTTGCCTCGGGGTTCATCTCTGCGCTGCTTGAAGGCAAGCCACTGCGTGACTGCGCAATGTTTGCTAACGCAACGGCAGCGATATCGGTACTTAGCGTTGGCGCCACAACGGGCGTGAAAAACAGAAAATTGGTTGAACAATTTCTTGATGAATATGAAGGGTAA
- the pncA gene encoding bifunctional nicotinamidase/pyrazinamidase, which yields MSHRALLLVDLQNDFCAGGALAVPEGDSTVDVANQLIDWSLARGEAVVASQDWHPANHGSFASQHQAEPYSQGELDGLAQTYWPDHCVQHSDGAALHPLLKQQSIDAVFHKGQNPAIDSYSAFFDSGHRQKTELDGWLRAHGVSELTILGLATDYCVKFTVLDALDLGYTVNVITDGCRGVNLQPQDSALAFMEMAAEGATLYTLDDWLETQP from the coding sequence ATGAGCCATCGCGCCCTGCTACTGGTAGACCTGCAAAATGATTTTTGCGCTGGCGGCGCGTTAGCCGTTCCCGAAGGCGATAGCACCGTGGATGTCGCTAATCAGCTCATTGATTGGAGCCTGGCGCGCGGCGAGGCCGTCGTCGCCAGCCAGGACTGGCACCCGGCCAACCACGGCAGCTTTGCCAGCCAGCACCAGGCCGAACCTTATTCGCAGGGCGAGCTCGATGGCCTGGCGCAAACTTACTGGCCGGATCACTGCGTGCAGCACAGCGATGGCGCTGCGCTGCATCCGTTGCTGAAGCAGCAATCCATTGATGCGGTGTTTCATAAGGGACAAAACCCGGCGATCGACAGCTACAGCGCATTTTTCGATAGCGGCCACCGGCAGAAAACCGAACTTGACGGCTGGTTGCGCGCGCACGGCGTATCGGAGCTGACTATTCTCGGCCTTGCAACGGATTACTGCGTCAAGTTTACCGTGCTCGACGCGCTGGATTTGGGCTATACCGTCAACGTGATTACCGACGGCTGTCGCGGCGTCAACCTGCAACCGCAGGACAGCGCCCTCGCCTTTATGGAGATGGCGGCAGAAGGCGCTACGCTCTATACCCTCGACGACTGGCTGGAAACCCAGCCTTAA